GAGAAAGCCTGACACTGCAGCTTTTTGGGCAGTGGGATCTGGCCGCAGGTGCCCTGAGGTCCCAAACAGCGGCACATGCACTGAAAAAAGAAGGTGGCGAAGGCCCAGCTAATGCACATGATCAGCATCATGAAGGTGCCCAGCTGGGTGTAGGCTAACACGGTCGAGGGCATCATCATGGCCCCTGCGACGAAGGTGGTCAAGGCAGCCATAGCAATAGCGGAACCCATGCGGCCGAGGGAGAAGATCACCTTGCCTTCGCGGTCCGGTTCCGGAGCCAACCTGTAGGCTACACCGTAATGGACGGCGAAGTCCACCGACAGTCCAACAGCCACTGAAATGGTGACCGACTCCAAGACGTTCAGCTCCCAACCGAGAAGCACCAGGGAGCCCACCGTGACAAAAATCGTCCCGGCAATGGATAGGATGGCGTATaagctgatgatgatgttcCATGTGGTGAGTAGCATGACGCTGAAGGCTACAGCCACAGACAGCGCCATGGCAACCAGCGTGCCATCGGACAGACTGTCCTGAAGATCGAAGAATTCCAGGTTGCTGACAAACCAGCCGTGGTTGAGGCCTGCTGGGGCGTGGCGCAGCTCTTCCGTTATCCAGGCGTCCACCTGGATAACCAAAAGGTAACTATTACATTTGGTGTAATGGGAAAATTCCACAAATTACAACAGCAAGTCaaaccgtattttccgcactataaggcgcaccggattataaggcgcaccttcaatgaatggcccattttaaaattttgtccatatataaggcgcaccggattataagacgcaccttcaatgaatggcccattttaaaactttatccatatataagagatatacatttggcccgcaggccggactttggacacgcctgctgtagtggctcaatattggtccatatataaggcggcttttgagaaaatttgaggtttttaggtgcgccttatagtgcggaaaatacggtaatttgaaTTCCCTTGAATTATGTCTTTGGgtatttaacattgttttACAATGACAATTGTGTCTAAAAGAGCAGAGGCCATCATTTGAGGAactataacaataataaaaatattcactGACCTCACAGTAGAACTGATGCATCTTCTCATAGGCTAGCGTGAAGAGGAAGGTACTCTTGAACTCCAAAACAATGGCCTTGATGGTGTCGTTGATGTCAAATCGAGGTCCAGGGGTCTTGCTGTCCAGGTGGTAGTTGGTACTGCGATCAAGCTCCATAATGGCCCGCTTGATGCACAGCTCAAACACTTCCTGCTTGTAGGGGAAAGTGGATTGACTGCAACAGGGGTAGACAGATGCTTCTTCGCAGTCTTGGTTCTCCAtccactgttaaaaaaaaatacacacacatatatgtataattaataaaatataattaaaagttaAATTTGAAACTTTAAGATTTTTAATACAGTACATTTTTGTCCAGTCcagttgtatttattattattttttttaaattacaattttgATGGAACTTGCAATGTTAATGTTCACACTGTGTGTATTGTTACAGTAAAGTGCTCTTAATAATACCGTAATtctcggactataagccgcaccagatAAAACTCGTGATTCcgggttcaaaatttgcaaaaaaaagtcgcggcttatagtccgaaatgtacggtattaatttttttttttttttaggaatgaAACCTCTCATTTTATATCTTAACTTGTCATGCCTGCAAATAATAAAGTGTAAGTAGTTATTttactgaattaaaaaattctcttaatagaatagaatgaACAATTAGTCAGTGGTATTACACATGAACCTAATAAACTGGCGCAAGGAGAACTGACCTGCTTGAAGGTCTCAATGAAGCAGCTGGTGAAGTCCTGCTCGTCTGACTGAAACACAAAACTCTGGTTTCGAAGCTTCTGGCAGAAATTGAGGATCCAAAGCTGAGACGCTGGACTGGCGATGTTAAAGCTGCTGTCCAGCATCAACTTTCCCTTATTTTTGGGGTTCAGGGGGTCGCCGTTATCCAAAGGTGTGACACCCCAGATGATGGTGATAGGCATGTGGAGGTCCTCTCCATGATGCACTCTCTCAAACATGAAAAGTTTCTTGTACTCTGCGTCGTAGCGCTCGAAAGGGTGAGAGGAACGGAACACCTGAAACTCAGCCAGCTCTAGTGAGGGAAGCTTCATCTTTGGGTTGACGCAAACAACATATGCCCCGCCCACTGTAAGTGCAAGAAACCAGAAGAGCCAGAGGTAACGAAGCTTGATGACAATGCAGGGAAGGACTTTCTCAAAGAAGATTCGAGAGGCTTCAGAGACACTAAACAAGCATCTGCTAGCCTTTTGGCAAAGACCCGCCACAATCATTTGGATGCAGTACCCGGTTTGCTGGTGTTGGGGCTTAGAACATGGTAACACGTTTGGTAGGTAGCGCTCATGCAACACCACCACAGCTGGAAGCCACGTCACCATGAGGATATAATTAACCAAGATGGCCGTTCCGGCGTAGACGCCGAAGCAACGGATAGCGGTGATGTTGCTGACATAGTTAGCATAAAAAGCAGCAGCGGTGGTAAAGCTGGTGACGAACATAGACAAAGCGGCGTGCTGCAAAGTCACACTGACAGTTTCCGCCAGCTCGGCATTCGGCTTATCAATTTTGGTGTAATTCCATACATCGCAAAGCACAAAAGCGTCGTCCGCTCCGATTCCCACCAGGATGATCAGAGCCGTGAGATTCATGAAGGGAAAAAACTCAAAGTTGAAAACCATGCGGTAGAGAAAATAAGAGACAATGAGGGAGCTAATAATGGCTATTATTGTCATTAGCGTGATGAAAACGGACcgtgtgtacacacacatgacCAGTAGGACTATAACGATGGCTATAGCTGGGTACACCGTGTCCGTAAGTAGGTAGTCCTGAAAGAGGTCATGTTTAATGCCAAACTCGATCCCGGTGACTGTGGTGATGCCGTCCGAGGAGTTCCAGTTCTCAAAATTATCGAGGTAAATATTCATCATGGACTCTCCTTTTTCTGTTGGCGAGAAGAGCATGCTATACATGAGCACGGGCGGGGGAAATTCCAGGCTCTTCGGACTGAGGAAATCCTTATCAACCAGGAAGTGCATCATTTGGTAGACGGCGTTATACTTGGTGCACTTCCGAGGCACATTGCCACACTTTAGCTGATCTTTGCGTTTCAGGGCCATGTCCCAGCAATCGGGTCCCAACGTGCCATTGTGGTAGTACTTAGCGCAAGAGCGCAGAATCTTCAACGTGTGCGATACGTCACGCTCGGTAATCATTTGACAGGATGATCTATTTGTGAGGGCTGCTATGTAGTTCCCAATAGTCCAGCTGGGGCAACATGAAGCATCGTTGGTGCGCTGGCAGAGACTCCAGTAGTCCCGATGAGAGCGCACCTATGGACAGAAGCAATCAGTATAGTAATAGAATACATGGCCAACAggtttaccgtattttccggactataaggcgcacctaaaaaactaaaaatttctcaaaagccaacagtgcgccttatagtccggtgcgccttatataaggttttatagtccggaaaatacggtaattattttcttcttgaaaaagtatacAATATGTATGTTCTGCATTCATACCCTCGTGTTGTCCAGATTACACATGGATTTGATGGCTTGGATATTCCACAAGTTCTTCCCCTCAGCAGATGAGAAAACCAGTCTGGAATAGCTGGAGCCTACATGAGGTACAGTATAAAGGAGAATTATATCAGGCAAATAATAATtaggcaaaataaaacattttttcctgATAGCGACATTATACAATCAATGTTACATTGTAAACCAATTGGATAAATTTAAACCAGCCTTACCAGGCACATCACAGAAAAACTCCTTACTGAAGTCCCACTCTGCATGCCGTTTTTCTCGATCAAAGTGGTCTTCAGGCCACTTGGGTTCTTGGTGACTAGAAAGCAACCAAAATGATTGGATGATTACAATATTATTTAATACAATTATTCCCTTCAAGGCTTAAAGGGAGACTTTGGAGAAGGAATTCAATAgataaaaataagacaaatcagaaaattaaaatgttatgcAGAAATACCACTTTAAAATAAGTTCTTAAAAAttattaattgaaaaaaatattacaattataattgaaaataatatataattaattatttgtaaaaataattttaaaaaattagataaaaataaaaattgtgatGGAATATACATAGTTCAATGTAACAGAGTAAAagtcttttttaacaaaaattaaaaggtaaaaaaatgcattgcatTAAAATTGACTCGTGAAATTTATCCAAGAAGTCCAAGAGTAAATGTAACACACTAAATGAAGTTAGTTCCTACCCACCTCTGGGGGTGGGGGCAAGGGGACAGGGTTGACAGATATGGGATGAAGTAGGGAAGCTTACTGACAGACATAAGCACACAATTATGTCTACAGACAGAAACATTGAAAGATGGAGAGGGTTTGATcacaaattcctttttttgtctgcaggGGGATTCACAATGAACCATCTGGCTTCATACAAAGTGAGTGGTTACCCTCCTAGGCTCCTACCCAAAGTGCAAAGCCAAGCAAAACCTGATTTCTATTCAGTGCAAGTCTTGAGTTGCTattaagtgtgtttgtgtcctcTGCGAAAAGTCCCGCATGCAAATAGGTGAGTACACATTCAAGCCAATTGACTCTGATGTGACAAGACACATTTTGAATCAATCAGTTGCAGACTCAAGATGCTAGTCACATTGAAAATCTGTCCCCTAAATGAAAAAGTTTGACAATGATGTCTTGTGTTTAGTTCAGTTACTTTTTAGCCTGCTCGTCAGCATATTTGAAGGGATAGTTGGCCAGTGTCGCTTTGTAGCCAGTGTTCTTCACCATGTTGTTCCATGTGACCAATCGTTGACCGATGGCAGTTCCTCGAGGCTCAAAACcctttgaagaaaaaataaatacaaataaagcaATCATTGTTAATTAACAAGAGGTAACTGCTAATTGGGGCTCCCAAAATGTAAATTTCTTAGAATCAATGATTCTATCAATTATTtgggggaaatattttgcatggaaGTGAattacaaaacacatttttttcatttaccattgtttttttgctattgtttagtgattaaaaacaagtaaataagtaaacaaaatcacaCAAGAGGGATTAATGTACTCACCAAACTCTGTGAAACTGATTCAGTTACTGGTGCGGTTATTGTTGTCCATAATAAACGTAGACgtttacaaaatgtttgatttcacacaaaagataatatatttttaataaattaaattcaatATTAATCAACAACTGCTGTTGAAAGACTAACATTAGAGAATTTGGATCATTCTAAGGTAAAAAATGATTCCAAActcaattattaaaatagttgttgattattttgataatcgattaattGTCCATTAATCAATTTAGACAACTCCAGATTAGTATtagtggaaaaaaagtcactgtGTAATTTGCCATCATATAAGGCAGCAGTACAATGATGTGCGCAGTCATTTCAGTAAAATTGACACGAGTTTCCTGGCTAAGGCTCAATATGTAAAACGAAGCAGAACAAAGTGACCAAGACGATAAACAGACAGAAGTTCAGTAAACAACATGTTGTAATCTGACCTTAAAATGAGCACTTCATTTGGATGATACTCACCAAAAGAGGGTCAGAGAAATCAGGGAGGTCAGGAACAAGGACACCCACCAGGGCGCACACGACAATTAGTACTGTGCACACACCGAGAACCACCACCGGCCAATCAGCTATCAGCTCCGAATAACTGAAAAATGCAAGGACAGTCTAAATTGACATTGAAATTTTGTAGCTGTGTCACTGAGAAATGATGAGATGCAGTCAGCTAAAGCCAGGTACAGACAGACACAACTCCCACGAGATAACTCATGACTCAGTATTGAGGAATGACAGCAGTGATGGATGGACGGGAAGAaaagaggggtgggggggtggaggAGAGACATTTTTGCAATCCAGACCATCAACAGGAGACTTTGTTTTTGGCAGGCCTTACCTTTTGGGGAATCGAAAGGGCCAAGCAGggctgaaaaaagaaaatgagaaagatAAATACCGTTTACATTTTGATGTCAAAGCGGCGGCcaatccccccaaaaatattttaggagCGTTTGGAGGAGGCgagaactatttatttatgatgcCATGTGACCTTTGGCTcccagcagaagcagcagaaCAAAGTGTGCAATGAAAACCATCAAACTATTTGTTCTGATAATATTGAACAAAATCCCCTTAAgtaaatttttaattttttttcaaagacatGTCTAATTTTAACTGTCTCCCACATCTGCAACATATATAAGTTGCTGCTTGTCTATGTTTTTAGgcgaaaaaacaaagaaaatacagtGACTGACTACCAACTTCGTCGTCTCTTCCTTTTCCTG
The Syngnathus acus chromosome 24, fSynAcu1.2, whole genome shotgun sequence genome window above contains:
- the disp1 gene encoding protein dispatched homolog 1, giving the protein MALSDTIDDPLAPSCEGHPLCMGENVPSDTSIPDSNVQEPVTAASNGDDLSAEGDEETSVRNAACRQLQKKPRSHVQRTNRPTQNGVVKQNGTLRMLPHPTASATSPAVIDSQTLAKSARSPSSPCLQSSPFCCQQCRLHSFCCPCGQQECPLCKIPNPGHGLGLVPHARSPLTCSGCPPACTYSHPRPHLTHPTTPLCLHHHSHQPWQEHLQNSTHSTGISPAWPFRFPKSYSELIADWPVVVLGVCTVLIVVCALVGVLVPDLPDFSDPLLGFEPRGTAIGQRLVTWNNMVKNTGYKATLANYPFKYADEQAKNHQEPKWPEDHFDREKRHAEWDFSKEFFCDVPGSSYSRLVFSSAEGKNLWNIQAIKSMCNLDNTRVRSHRDYWSLCQRTNDASCCPSWTIGNYIAALTNRSSCQMITERDVSHTLKILRSCAKYYHNGTLGPDCWDMALKRKDQLKCGNVPRKCTKYNAVYQMMHFLVDKDFLSPKSLEFPPPVLMYSMLFSPTEKGESMMNIYLDNFENWNSSDGITTVTGIEFGIKHDLFQDYLLTDTVYPAIAIVIVLLVMCVYTRSVFITLMTIIAIISSLIVSYFLYRMVFNFEFFPFMNLTALIILVGIGADDAFVLCDVWNYTKIDKPNAELAETVSVTLQHAALSMFVTSFTTAAAFYANYVSNITAIRCFGVYAGTAILVNYILMVTWLPAVVVLHERYLPNVLPCSKPQHQQTGYCIQMIVAGLCQKASRCLFSVSEASRIFFEKVLPCIVIKLRYLWLFWFLALTVGGAYVVCVNPKMKLPSLELAEFQVFRSSHPFERYDAEYKKLFMFERVHHGEDLHMPITIIWGVTPLDNGDPLNPKNKGKLMLDSSFNIASPASQLWILNFCQKLRNQSFVFQSDEQDFTSCFIETFKQWMENQDCEEASVYPCCSQSTFPYKQEVFELCIKRAIMELDRSTNYHLDSKTPGPRFDINDTIKAIVLEFKSTFLFTLAYEKMHQFYCEVDAWITEELRHAPAGLNHGWFVSNLEFFDLQDSLSDGTLVAMALSVAVAFSVMLLTTWNIIISLYAILSIAGTIFVTVGSLVLLGWELNVLESVTISVAVGLSVDFAVHYGVAYRLAPEPDREGKVIFSLGRMGSAIAMAALTTFVAGAMMMPSTVLAYTQLGTFMMLIMCISWAFATFFFQCMCRCLGPQGTCGQIPLPKKLQCQAFSEDLTEGSPSGLAKYQLDSGDGETEHYELEPLASSHKAEDKPQEDRDVCTQRHNGVHPPHQYSHTQYNNKMQAGRCNPEATHNSQSQCQYSQNTDCSCGEPPPQWTPHSCPQPLQDSHPLIPPCPSQLDQVCTHVDCCKHYVPCPPPHLHRCGPGRLVYPRQAPAPCCHLKYCVPSPEAPSEHRSQHTTQKPGSFIGSECHAQEPNHRPEVANPIISSTHTDRHLKTREGGCKPACGIATETTTQEDVWCKIPSQQEEKASVKKCKQNSKRERASSGSPKKVYCFNRALKVKCNSASEFNVPKSETSVPPIIISSSRSSESLC